A part of Aegilops tauschii subsp. strangulata cultivar AL8/78 chromosome 2, Aet v6.0, whole genome shotgun sequence genomic DNA contains:
- the LOC109749865 gene encoding phenolic glucoside malonyltransferase 2-like: MGADSNLHVLDAGVVRPSDILPAHSLPFTFFDVRWLRRPPVQRLFLYRLEHHHHHTVQQLILGLKASLSKALTLFYPLAGHVRLAPNTNRYELFYQPGDGVAFTVAEYDTDVDDLARSSDGEPVQVASLAPLVPTLPNGRAVLALQATGLLGGRGLALGVTMHHSAGDGASSTHFLHTWAAVCNGAVEMPPPPVIDRTLIADPRGLYDIYCKEMPTDDGEIELVTSSVSSVPDDQLVATFTLPQELLSGIKDTLARDAARHAAPPLRCSSMLAAYSFIWSCYCRAQQEQNQTKTTYFLFAVDHRARLKPPVPATYFGNCINPAVAAARHDELAAAGTGGLFTAFMAIASALEEEVGERSHERWDGCIERARGAMKAGAMFVVGSPRFRVYDINFGFGRPAKVVAVSAAKTGTMPMADAPNGVAGIEVGVSFPAGGMEHFRHCFDDAMHAIGMQDVYL; the protein is encoded by the coding sequence ATGGGTGCCGATAGCAATCTCCACGTCCTGGACGCCGGCGTGGTCAGGCCGTCCGACATCCTCCCGGCGCACTCTCTCCCGTTCACCTTCTTCGACGTAAGATGGCTCCGCCGGCCGCCCGTCCAGCGACTCTTCCTCTACCGTCTcgaacaccaccaccaccacaccgtccAGCAGCTCATCTTGGGCCTCAAGGCCTCCCTCTCCAAGGCCCTCACTCTCTTCTACCCGCTCGCTGGCCACGTCCGCCTTGCCCCCAACACCAACCGCTACGAGCTCTTCTACCAGCCCGGCGACGGCGTCGCCTTCACCGTCGCCGAGTACGACACCGACGTCGACGACCTCGCCCGTTCCTCCGACGGCGAGCCCGTGCAGGTCGCCAGCCTCGCGCCTCTCGTGCCAACACTTCCAAACGGCCGCGCCGTGCTCGCCCTGCAGGCCACCGGATTGCTTGGGGGGCGCGGCCTCGCGCTCGGCGTAACTATGCACCACTCCGCTGGTGACGGCGCCAGCTCCACCCACTTCCTGCACACTTGGGCCGCCGTCTGCAACGGTGCGGTTGAAATGCCTCCGCCACCCGTCATCGACCGCACGCTCATCGCTGATCCTAGGGGCCTCTACGACATCTATTGCAAAGAAATGCCCACTGACGACGGCGAGATCGAGCTCGTGACCAGCAGCGTGTCCTCTGTCCCCGATGACCAGCTCGTCGCCACGTTCACACTACCTCAGGAGCTCCTAAGTGGCATCAAGGACACGCTTGCCCGAGATGCGGCCAGGCACGCTGCGCCGCCGCTCAGATGCTCGTCGATGCTCGCCGCCTACAGCTTCATCTGGTCATGCTACTGCCGAGCCCAACAGGAACAGAACCAAACAAAAACAACTTATTTCCTATTCGCTGTGGATCACCGGGCACGGTTGAAGCCGCCCGTCCCTGCCACATACTTTGGAAACTGCATCAacccggccgtcgccgccgcgcgcCACGACGAACTCGCAGCAGCCGGAACGGGAGGCCTCTTCACGGCATTCATGGCGATCGCGAGCGCGCTGGAGGAAGAGGTGGGGGAGCGTTCGCATGAGAGGTGGGATGGATGCATCGAAAGGGCGAGGGGGGCCATGAAGGCCGGCGCGATGTTCGTGGTGGGGTCGCCGAGGTTCCGCGTGTATGACATCAACTTCGGGTTCGGGAGGCCAGCGAAGGTTGTGGCAGTGTCCGCGGCGAAGACCGGCACGATGCCGATGGCAGATGCGCCCAACGGCGTTGCCGGTATCGAGGTAGGGGTCTCGTTTCCGGCGGGAGGAATGGAGCATTTCCGGCACTGCTTTGACGATGCCATGCATGCCATCGGCATGCAAGACGTCTATCTTTAA